A stretch of the Aegilops tauschii subsp. strangulata cultivar AL8/78 chromosome 4, Aet v6.0, whole genome shotgun sequence genome encodes the following:
- the LOC109754535 gene encoding transcription factor-like protein DPB isoform X1 — translation MVSGVPHRPDENGGGGGPSFPQQPAPVGTPPPSSGPAHSASTSGGSAGGSPSSRSEQQGPAATNGAGPGPAASTPASDGTAFLRLNNLDINGDDAPSSQAPISIKKKKRRAAAVGPDKGGRGLRQFSMKVCEKVESKGRTTYNEVADELVAEFTDPNNNIEPPDPDNPNAQQYDEKNIRRRVYDALNVLMAMDIISKDKKEIQWKGLPRTSINDIEELQADLAGVKGRIEKKSAYLQELQDQYLGMQNLINRNEQLYGSGNIPTGGVALPFILIQTRPHATVEVEISEDMQLVHFDFNTTPFELHDDSYVLKALNSYGKEENAGAPEPISNGCEGSSTPNMYRHQIQQSAMASNGTNRLPSSPPPPVPGILKGRVKHEHLY, via the exons ATGGTCTCCGGCGTCCCCCACCGCCCGGACGAgaacggcgggggcggcggcccGAGCTTCCCTCAGCAGCCGGCGCCCGTGGGCACTCCGCCGCCCTCCAGCGGCCCCGCGCACTCCGCCTCCACCAGCGGCGGCAGCGCCGGCGGCTCCCCGTCCAGCCGCAGCGAGCAGCAGGGCCCCGCCGCCACCAACGGCGCGGGCCCGGGCCCCGCCGCGTCCACGCCCGCCAGCGACGGCACGGCCTTCCTCCGCCTCAACAACCTCGACATCAACGGCGACGACGCGCCTTCCTCGCAGGCCCCCATCAG CATCAAGAAGAAGAAGCGAAGAGCGGCAGCAGTTGGTCCTGATAAAGGTGGCCGGGGTTTGCGACAGTTTAGTATGAAAG TTTGCGAGAAAGTTGAAAGTAAAGGGAGAACAACATATAATGAG GTGGCAGATGAACTTGTTGCTGAGTTTACAGACCCCAATAATAATATTGAACCACCAGATCCTGATAATCCGAATGCA CAACAATATGATGAGAAAAATATTCGAAGGAGGGTTTATGATGCACTGAATGTTCTGATGGCTATGGACATTATATCTAAGGATAAGAAGGAAATACAGTGGAAAGGCTTGCCTCGGACTAGTATAAATGATATTGAAGAACTGCAG GCGGATCTTGCCGGAGTGAAAGGAAGGATTGAAAAGAAAAGTGCTTATTTGCAGGAGCTACAAGATCAA TATCTAGGTATGCAAAACTTAATAAACCGAAATGAGCAGCTGTATGGTTCAGGAAACATTCCTACGGGTGGAGTGGCCTTGCCATTCATCCTTATCCAG aCACGGCCTCATGCAACTGTCGAAGTTGAAATATCAGAAGATATGCAACTGGTGCATTTTGACTTTAATAC CACCCCATTTGAGTTGCACGATGACTCGTATGTGCTAAAAGCACTGAACTCGTATGGAAAAGAAGAGAATGCCGGTGCTCCGGAGCCGATATCAAATGGATGCGAGGGCTCAAGCACGCCGAATATGTATCGGCATCAGATACAACAATCTGCAATGGCAAGTAATGGCACAAATAGATTACCAAGCTCACCGCCACCCCCTGTTCCAGGCATTCTGAAAGGGCGAGTGAAGCATGAGCACCTGTACTAG
- the LOC109754535 gene encoding transcription factor-like protein DPB isoform X2: protein MVSGVPHRPDENGGGGGPSFPQQPAPVGTPPPSSGPAHSASTSGGSAGGSPSSRSEQQGPAATNGAGPGPAASTPASDGTAFLRLNNLDINGDDAPSSQAPISALSDFTNSIKKKKRRAAAVGPDKGGRGLRQFSMKVCEKVESKGRTTYNEVADELVAEFTDPNNNIEPPDPDNPNAQQYDEKNIRRRVYDALNVLMAMDIISKDKKEIQWKGLPRTSINDIEELQADLAGVKGRIEKKSAYLQELQDQYLGMQNLINRNEQLYGSGNIPTGGVALPFILIQTRPHATVEVEISEDMQLVHFDFNTTPFELHDDSYVLKALNSYGKEENAGAPEPISNGCEGSSTPNMYRHQIQQSAMASNGTNRLPSSPPPPVPGILKGRVKHEHLY from the exons ATGGTCTCCGGCGTCCCCCACCGCCCGGACGAgaacggcgggggcggcggcccGAGCTTCCCTCAGCAGCCGGCGCCCGTGGGCACTCCGCCGCCCTCCAGCGGCCCCGCGCACTCCGCCTCCACCAGCGGCGGCAGCGCCGGCGGCTCCCCGTCCAGCCGCAGCGAGCAGCAGGGCCCCGCCGCCACCAACGGCGCGGGCCCGGGCCCCGCCGCGTCCACGCCCGCCAGCGACGGCACGGCCTTCCTCCGCCTCAACAACCTCGACATCAACGGCGACGACGCGCCTTCCTCGCAGGCCCCCATCAG TGCACTAAGTGATTTCACAAACAGCATCAAGAAGAAGAAGCGAAGAGCGGCAGCAGTTGGTCCTGATAAAGGTGGCCGGGGTTTGCGACAGTTTAGTATGAAAG TTTGCGAGAAAGTTGAAAGTAAAGGGAGAACAACATATAATGAG GTGGCAGATGAACTTGTTGCTGAGTTTACAGACCCCAATAATAATATTGAACCACCAGATCCTGATAATCCGAATGCA CAACAATATGATGAGAAAAATATTCGAAGGAGGGTTTATGATGCACTGAATGTTCTGATGGCTATGGACATTATATCTAAGGATAAGAAGGAAATACAGTGGAAAGGCTTGCCTCGGACTAGTATAAATGATATTGAAGAACTGCAG GCGGATCTTGCCGGAGTGAAAGGAAGGATTGAAAAGAAAAGTGCTTATTTGCAGGAGCTACAAGATCAA TATCTAGGTATGCAAAACTTAATAAACCGAAATGAGCAGCTGTATGGTTCAGGAAACATTCCTACGGGTGGAGTGGCCTTGCCATTCATCCTTATCCAG aCACGGCCTCATGCAACTGTCGAAGTTGAAATATCAGAAGATATGCAACTGGTGCATTTTGACTTTAATAC CACCCCATTTGAGTTGCACGATGACTCGTATGTGCTAAAAGCACTGAACTCGTATGGAAAAGAAGAGAATGCCGGTGCTCCGGAGCCGATATCAAATGGATGCGAGGGCTCAAGCACGCCGAATATGTATCGGCATCAGATACAACAATCTGCAATGGCAAGTAATGGCACAAATAGATTACCAAGCTCACCGCCACCCCCTGTTCCAGGCATTCTGAAAGGGCGAGTGAAGCATGAGCACCTGTACTAG